In Porphyrobacter sp. LM 6, one DNA window encodes the following:
- a CDS encoding PH domain-containing protein yields MDQTPVTLPSDDDGELTKLHPNYSHALRVQTVLNAIPFLIGSLVLETVFRGQGYFPSGAIAGPVLLIAIALVIRIPTSRYNARGYQISADRLRVVRGLLFRSDTVVPFGRVQHIDVNQGPLDRFFGLATLTLHTAGNHNASVSLPGLGEELAREMREEIRAHIRRETM; encoded by the coding sequence ATGGATCAAACGCCTGTTACCCTGCCGTCCGACGATGATGGCGAGCTGACCAAGCTGCACCCCAATTACAGCCATGCGCTGCGGGTGCAGACCGTGTTGAACGCGATCCCCTTTCTGATCGGGTCGCTGGTGCTGGAGACGGTCTTTCGCGGCCAGGGCTACTTCCCGAGCGGGGCGATTGCCGGGCCGGTGCTGCTGATCGCGATCGCCCTGGTGATCCGCATTCCGACCAGCCGGTACAACGCGCGCGGGTATCAGATCAGCGCCGATCGCCTTCGGGTGGTGCGCGGGCTGCTGTTCCGGTCGGACACGGTGGTGCCGTTCGGCCGGGTGCAGCATATCGACGTGAATCAGGGCCCGCTTGACCGGTTCTTCGGGCTCGCCACGCTGACGCTGCATACCGCCGGCAATCACAACGCCAGCGTTTCGCTGCCGGGGCTGGGCGAAGAGCTGGCGCGGGAAATGCGCGAGGAGATACGCGCCCACATCCGCCGCGAGACGATGTGA
- a CDS encoding SDR family NAD(P)-dependent oxidoreductase — MAGRVAGKVALVTGGAMGLGKADCEALAREGATVIVTDREVELAHKVADSIGGDAMALDVTSEEQWIEVMRAVEERHGGLDILVNNAGNVIFESIEDCSLAHFKLHLDIHVVGTFLGCKYGVPLMKHRHLKVGGGGSSIINMASTAALLGYGNIPAYAAAKSAIAGMTRSLAMDFQDRGYGIRVNALAPGGIETPMVMGVSGRAGTTPMEIPEGPLDANALGHPKDVAGCVLFLASDEARFLNGLTIPVDNGLYARPHH, encoded by the coding sequence ATGGCGGGAAGGGTGGCAGGAAAGGTCGCACTGGTGACAGGCGGCGCAATGGGTCTGGGCAAGGCGGATTGCGAGGCGCTGGCGCGTGAAGGGGCGACAGTGATCGTCACCGACCGCGAGGTCGAGCTGGCGCACAAGGTGGCCGACTCCATCGGCGGCGACGCGATGGCGCTCGATGTCACCAGCGAGGAACAGTGGATCGAGGTGATGCGCGCGGTCGAGGAACGCCACGGCGGGCTCGACATCCTCGTCAACAATGCCGGCAACGTGATCTTCGAGAGCATCGAGGATTGCTCGCTCGCCCACTTCAAGCTGCACCTCGACATCCACGTGGTCGGCACCTTCCTCGGCTGCAAATACGGTGTGCCGCTGATGAAGCACCGCCACCTCAAGGTCGGAGGGGGCGGCTCGTCGATCATCAACATGGCCTCGACCGCAGCGCTGCTGGGCTATGGCAACATCCCCGCCTATGCCGCCGCCAAGTCGGCGATTGCAGGCATGACCCGCAGTCTGGCGATGGATTTCCAGGATCGCGGCTACGGCATCCGGGTCAACGCGCTGGCACCGGGAGGGATCGAAACCCCGATGGTGATGGGCGTCTCGGGCCGCGCTGGCACGACGCCGATGGAGATTCCCGAAGGCCCGCTCGATGCCAATGCGCTCGGCCATCCCAAGGATGTCGCGGGCTGCGTGTTGTTCCTCGCTTCGGACGAAGCACGCTTCCTCAACGGCCTGACGATCCCGGTGGACAATGGCCTCTACGCCCGCCCCCACCACTGA
- a CDS encoding SDR family NAD(P)-dependent oxidoreductase, with product MPDLKGKVAIVTGCASGIGAATVRRLRADGAEVLGTDMNADGGAALCAETGAVFAQQDVADIALWTAIVAQAVERWGRLDILVNNAGTVSALSIEDVTDDAWDRIFDINVKGTMAGCRAAIAAMKANPGGSKGAIVNIASTTAMAALPTDVAYSSSKGAVRVLTRSVAVHCAKEGYNIRCNTVIPGATDTGILTHAEGVTPGLKAAVAKTSPLNRLADPAETAAAIAFLVSDECPYMTGAEMLVDGGMMAIHPGF from the coding sequence ATGCCCGACCTCAAGGGCAAGGTCGCAATCGTCACCGGCTGCGCGAGCGGGATCGGTGCGGCGACGGTACGACGGCTGCGCGCCGATGGGGCCGAGGTGCTCGGCACCGACATGAATGCCGATGGCGGCGCGGCGCTGTGCGCGGAAACCGGCGCGGTGTTCGCGCAGCAGGACGTGGCCGATATCGCCCTTTGGACCGCGATCGTCGCACAGGCGGTGGAGCGCTGGGGGCGGCTCGATATCCTTGTGAACAACGCGGGCACCGTGTCGGCGCTCAGCATCGAGGACGTGACCGACGACGCCTGGGACCGGATCTTCGACATCAACGTCAAGGGCACAATGGCCGGATGCCGCGCCGCAATTGCCGCGATGAAGGCCAATCCGGGCGGCTCCAAGGGCGCGATCGTCAACATCGCATCGACCACCGCGATGGCCGCGCTGCCGACCGATGTGGCCTATTCGTCAAGCAAGGGCGCCGTGCGCGTGTTGACCCGCTCGGTCGCGGTGCATTGCGCGAAAGAGGGCTACAACATCCGCTGCAACACGGTGATCCCGGGCGCGACCGATACCGGCATCCTCACCCATGCCGAAGGCGTGACGCCCGGGCTCAAGGCGGCTGTGGCGAAAACCTCGCCGCTGAACCGGCTGGCCGATCCGGCCGAGACAGCAGCGGCGATTGCCTTCCTCGTCTCCGACGAATGTCCCTACATGACCGGCGCGGAGATGCTGGTCGATGGCGGGATGATGGCGATCCACCCCGGTTTCTAG
- a CDS encoding aromatic ring-hydroxylating oxygenase subunit alpha: MSRETLVEMTRNLVAHGAADTMEYADEVVRIPASAYTDPDVFEREKMQIFRRLPLMVAPSCELPNPGDFKAMDICGVPLLLSRQKDGSMGAFLNMCTHRGNPLASGCGNASRFTCGYHGWTFKADGDLIGVASPQDFGRIDKSQHCLTKFPVYENAGLIWVTLDPNSKLSIADYLCGYDELLKAFEFEGWTLFSQRTLAGPNWKTAYDGYLDFYHLPVLHKDTFGADFYNRANYFAFGPHQRLSTPSKFAIKVQGDDDGQMDLEAMADDELPQEVLVQGVWTIFPHISIASFYGGGQRGAMISQLFPGDKVGESYTTQFYVMENQPETPEQVQAAHDQFNFLEIVVRDEDYATGKRQQQALASGLMKEVLFGRNERGGQIFHGWVERLVNASDDDLIDIFAQEHRQAAE; the protein is encoded by the coding sequence ATGTCACGCGAAACGCTGGTCGAGATGACCCGCAATCTGGTCGCCCACGGCGCGGCCGATACGATGGAATATGCCGACGAGGTCGTGCGCATTCCCGCCAGCGCCTATACCGACCCCGATGTGTTCGAGCGCGAAAAGATGCAGATCTTCCGCCGCCTGCCGCTGATGGTCGCGCCCTCGTGCGAACTGCCCAACCCGGGCGATTTCAAGGCAATGGACATCTGCGGCGTGCCGCTGCTGCTCAGCCGCCAGAAGGACGGCAGCATGGGTGCCTTCCTCAACATGTGCACCCACCGCGGCAACCCGCTGGCAAGCGGCTGCGGCAATGCCAGCCGCTTCACCTGCGGTTATCACGGCTGGACCTTCAAGGCCGATGGCGACCTGATCGGCGTCGCCAGTCCGCAGGACTTTGGGCGTATCGACAAGAGCCAGCATTGCCTGACCAAGTTCCCGGTCTACGAAAACGCCGGGCTGATCTGGGTGACGCTCGATCCCAATTCCAAGCTCTCCATCGCCGATTACCTGTGCGGCTATGACGAGCTGCTGAAGGCCTTCGAATTCGAAGGCTGGACGCTGTTCTCGCAGCGCACGCTGGCGGGGCCGAACTGGAAGACGGCCTACGACGGCTATCTTGATTTCTACCACCTCCCGGTGCTCCACAAGGACACCTTCGGGGCGGATTTCTACAACCGCGCCAATTACTTCGCCTTCGGCCCGCACCAGCGCCTCTCGACCCCGTCGAAGTTCGCGATCAAGGTGCAGGGCGACGACGACGGCCAGATGGACCTCGAAGCGATGGCCGACGACGAGCTGCCGCAGGAAGTGCTGGTGCAAGGCGTGTGGACCATCTTCCCGCACATCTCGATCGCCAGCTTCTATGGCGGCGGTCAGCGCGGGGCGATGATCAGCCAGCTGTTCCCGGGCGACAAGGTGGGCGAGAGCTACACCACCCAGTTCTACGTCATGGAAAACCAGCCCGAGACCCCCGAGCAGGTCCAGGCCGCGCACGACCAGTTCAACTTCCTCGAAATCGTTGTGCGCGACGAGGACTACGCGACCGGCAAGCGCCAGCAGCAGGCACTCGCATCAGGGCTGATGAAGGAAGTGCTGTTCGGCCGCAACGAGCGCGGCGGACAGATCTTCCATGGCTGGGTGGAACGGCTGGTCAATGCCAGCGACGATGATCTGATCGACATCTTCGCACAGGAACACCGCCAGGCGGCGGAGTGA
- a CDS encoding aromatic ring-hydroxylating oxygenase subunit alpha, protein MMDASEVARLKALMEWEGTRTAPPEGFPRLPDMPAGRYTSPEYFALEQQHVFRKSWLFAGHLDEIPEPGCYMRWHNAGDPIVIVHGMDGQVRAFHNTCRHRGAPVVTEDRGKSSRLMCGYHNWTYKTDGSLVGVPERRDFPADFDMSCRGLLPVRCEMFGKVIYVNFDMDAMPLLDWLGPLAREWEEFAFDRIKLAARHSFDLKCNWKVAMEANMEVYHVPFIHPNTVAPLVDSTRNFNTMYPNGHARMLAPPPRQTDREHVRAIDSPPGWQQIASVGELGRTCTQSYTLFPNWVSPLSNYFVPPLVFWPTSLTTTRLELVTMALDWGDAPAPDLWTVPDETQPNGRQMSPIILEDTQFGEAIQQSMQGSAFRSVPLSYQEARIYSFHQSLDKMIGIANVPEHLRVEQVIGSEWVWPNDPRIDQMANDMARAAAE, encoded by the coding sequence ATGATGGACGCCAGCGAAGTCGCGCGATTGAAGGCGCTGATGGAATGGGAAGGCACGCGCACCGCGCCGCCCGAAGGTTTCCCGCGCCTGCCCGATATGCCCGCAGGCCGCTACACCAGTCCGGAATACTTCGCGCTCGAACAGCAACACGTATTCCGCAAGAGCTGGCTGTTCGCCGGGCACCTCGACGAAATCCCCGAGCCGGGATGCTACATGCGCTGGCACAATGCCGGCGATCCGATCGTGATCGTCCACGGCATGGACGGCCAGGTGCGCGCCTTCCACAACACCTGCCGCCATCGCGGCGCGCCGGTGGTGACCGAGGATCGCGGCAAGTCCTCGCGCCTGATGTGCGGCTATCACAACTGGACTTACAAGACCGACGGCAGCCTCGTCGGCGTGCCCGAGCGGCGCGACTTCCCCGCCGACTTCGATATGAGCTGCCGCGGGCTTCTGCCGGTGCGCTGCGAGATGTTCGGGAAAGTGATCTACGTCAACTTCGACATGGACGCGATGCCGCTGCTCGACTGGCTCGGCCCGCTGGCGCGCGAGTGGGAGGAGTTCGCCTTCGACCGGATCAAGCTCGCAGCGCGGCACAGCTTCGATCTCAAGTGCAACTGGAAGGTGGCGATGGAGGCCAACATGGAGGTCTACCATGTGCCTTTCATCCACCCCAACACGGTCGCCCCGCTGGTGGACTCCACGCGCAATTTCAACACCATGTATCCCAACGGGCACGCCCGGATGCTCGCCCCGCCGCCGCGCCAGACCGATCGCGAGCACGTGCGCGCGATCGATAGCCCGCCCGGCTGGCAGCAGATCGCAAGCGTGGGAGAACTGGGCCGCACCTGCACCCAGAGCTACACGCTGTTCCCCAACTGGGTCAGCCCGCTCAGCAACTACTTCGTGCCGCCGCTGGTGTTCTGGCCGACCTCGCTCACCACCACGCGGCTGGAGCTGGTGACGATGGCGCTCGACTGGGGCGATGCCCCCGCGCCCGACTTGTGGACCGTGCCCGACGAAACCCAGCCCAACGGGCGACAGATGAGCCCGATCATCCTTGAAGACACCCAGTTCGGCGAGGCGATCCAGCAGTCCATGCAAGGATCGGCATTCCGTTCGGTGCCGCTGTCCTATCAGGAGGCGCGGATCTACTCTTTCCACCAGAGCCTCGACAAGATGATCGGGATCGCCAACGTGCCCGAGCACCTGAGAGTAGAACAGGTTATCGGCTCCGAATGGGTGTGGCCCAACGATCCCCGCATCGATCAGATGGCGAACGATATGGCACGCGCGGCAGCCGAATGA
- a CDS encoding TonB-dependent receptor, which produces MNTLRARVASGARSGGMRRALLCGAALSSLTAMPSVAFAQDAETAEDGSEERVIIVQARRQNETLQEVPVTVTAIGGDTLQKYNIDQVADVVSRVPTLNVQSGGSGSGGQISLRGVGSSNISAAFDSAVAFEYDGVVVSTMRMVQAGFFDVEQIDVLRGPQSLFFGKSATAGVLSLRSANPTSTWEVGMRANYEFEEKGYLLSGYISGPVTDTLGIRVAAQFNDIDEFQLLQENTPAVNQKRGLTDFIGRLTLDWNPADRFRANFKLQYTKNENDGAIGTAEINCGANGVADSISLLGGALQIPAGYNCITDDQRYYLTDAAGPLSGPVPGNSPANGRNGVPFGETEIWFGRLQFDLDLSDTLTLTSVTGLLNMDAIDYDPYSYGGFFPGPNGTRLPGGAGSSDPINQLEQYSQELRLASDFDGAFNFMVGAFYEDRTFIFDTSQQAVNISFVAPDPVTGFTYDWDKTHTTKTEALSFFGSAMIDLTDKLELSGGIRWTDEQKVQTIAVPYLHTFLQGPGFVRPGFFSGPINFADDNFSPEVTLRYQATDDINVFASYKTGFKSGGIDNSALPSNSLSQAAISGDFSSLIFKSEEAEGGEVGFKSQWADRTFTLNATAFYYVFTDLQVQNFNASTIQFITSNAGELTTKGVDIESRWITPVDGLSFSANLSYLDAQYTDTFLQPGGAGGAIDLDGRRGSQAPEWAGNIAADWSIPLNDSLELFLSGNAAYNDGYITDEATLNDYVQPSFWLFDANVSIGHPDGNWKVSLVGQNLTDEIFTITSGGRPFLPPGGDDFVMTQNRGRQVFAEVSFKF; this is translated from the coding sequence ATGAATACACTTCGTGCCCGAGTTGCATCCGGTGCCCGCTCCGGCGGCATGCGTCGCGCCTTGCTGTGCGGCGCAGCGCTGAGCAGCCTCACCGCGATGCCGAGCGTGGCTTTCGCGCAGGACGCAGAAACGGCTGAGGACGGCTCGGAAGAGCGCGTCATCATCGTGCAGGCCCGCCGCCAGAACGAAACGCTACAGGAAGTGCCGGTAACGGTGACCGCGATCGGCGGTGACACTCTCCAGAAGTACAACATCGACCAGGTTGCCGACGTCGTCAGCCGCGTGCCGACCCTCAACGTGCAGTCCGGCGGCTCGGGCTCGGGTGGCCAGATCAGCTTGCGCGGTGTGGGCTCGTCGAACATCTCGGCGGCATTCGATTCCGCGGTGGCCTTCGAATATGACGGCGTCGTCGTCTCGACCATGCGCATGGTGCAGGCCGGCTTCTTCGACGTCGAGCAGATCGACGTGCTGCGCGGCCCGCAGTCGCTGTTCTTCGGTAAGTCGGCCACCGCCGGCGTGCTGTCGCTGCGTTCCGCCAATCCCACCTCCACCTGGGAAGTCGGGATGCGCGCGAACTATGAATTCGAAGAGAAGGGCTACCTGCTCTCGGGTTACATCTCCGGCCCGGTGACCGACACCCTCGGCATCCGCGTTGCCGCGCAATTCAACGATATCGATGAATTCCAGCTGCTTCAGGAAAACACCCCGGCGGTGAACCAGAAGCGCGGGCTGACCGACTTCATCGGCCGCCTGACCCTTGACTGGAACCCGGCTGACCGGTTCCGTGCCAACTTCAAGCTGCAGTACACCAAGAACGAGAACGACGGCGCCATCGGCACGGCGGAAATCAACTGCGGCGCCAACGGTGTGGCGGATTCGATCTCGCTGCTGGGCGGTGCCCTGCAGATTCCGGCCGGCTACAATTGTATCACCGATGACCAGCGCTATTACCTGACCGACGCGGCGGGTCCGCTGTCCGGCCCGGTTCCGGGCAATTCGCCTGCCAATGGCCGCAACGGCGTGCCTTTCGGCGAGACCGAAATCTGGTTCGGACGTCTGCAGTTCGACCTCGACCTGTCCGACACGCTGACGCTGACCTCGGTTACCGGCCTGCTCAACATGGATGCGATCGACTACGATCCGTATTCCTACGGCGGTTTCTTCCCCGGGCCGAACGGCACCCGCCTGCCGGGCGGCGCCGGTTCGTCCGATCCAATCAACCAGCTTGAACAGTACAGCCAGGAACTGCGTCTGGCCTCGGATTTCGATGGCGCGTTCAACTTCATGGTCGGCGCGTTCTACGAAGACCGCACCTTCATCTTCGACACCTCGCAGCAGGCTGTGAACATCTCGTTCGTCGCGCCCGATCCGGTGACCGGCTTCACCTACGACTGGGACAAGACCCACACCACCAAGACCGAAGCCCTTTCGTTCTTCGGTAGCGCGATGATCGATCTGACCGACAAGCTCGAACTGTCGGGCGGTATCCGCTGGACCGACGAGCAGAAGGTCCAGACCATCGCGGTGCCTTACCTGCACACCTTCCTGCAAGGTCCGGGCTTCGTGCGGCCGGGCTTCTTCTCGGGCCCAATCAACTTTGCCGACGACAACTTCTCGCCGGAAGTGACCCTGCGGTATCAGGCGACCGACGACATCAACGTCTTCGCCTCGTACAAGACCGGCTTCAAGTCGGGCGGGATCGACAACTCGGCGCTGCCGTCGAACAGCCTCAGCCAGGCGGCGATCAGCGGCGACTTCAGCTCGCTGATCTTCAAGTCCGAAGAGGCTGAAGGTGGTGAAGTCGGCTTCAAGTCGCAGTGGGCGGACCGCACCTTCACCCTCAACGCGACGGCGTTCTACTATGTCTTCACCGACCTGCAGGTGCAGAACTTCAACGCCTCGACCATTCAGTTCATCACCAGCAACGCGGGTGAGCTGACCACCAAGGGTGTGGACATCGAAAGCCGCTGGATCACCCCGGTCGACGGGCTGAGCTTCTCGGCCAACCTGTCCTACCTCGATGCCCAGTACACCGACACCTTCCTGCAACCCGGCGGTGCCGGCGGCGCGATCGACCTCGATGGTCGTCGTGGCAGCCAGGCTCCGGAATGGGCCGGGAACATCGCGGCTGACTGGAGCATCCCGCTGAACGACAGCCTCGAACTGTTCCTCTCGGGTAACGCGGCCTACAACGATGGCTACATCACCGACGAAGCGACGCTGAACGACTATGTCCAGCCGAGCTTCTGGCTGTTCGACGCCAACGTCTCGATCGGCCACCCGGACGGCAACTGGAAGGTCTCGCTGGTCGGCCAGAACCTCACCGACGAGATCTTCACCATCACCAGCGGCGGGCGTCCGTTCCTGCCGCCGGGCGGTGACGACTTCGTGATGACCCAGAACCGCGGTCGTCAGGTGTTTGCCGAAGTCAGCTTCAAGTTCTGA
- a CDS encoding glutathione S-transferase family protein yields MMTTLHSSLGPNPRLVRMFMVEKGLEEGRDFTRVHYDIIAGTNRQDAGYMAKNPQGTTPTLELDDGTCLTESWPICEFIEEMHPAPNLFGETPLERAEVRKWVRLFDQEVVVPMTMGFRAGAGRPMFEPRMAVVSTEAGAELTAMADAKWRMFDAILGEKNHIALGRFTFADLIIFAFANFGFTIGWKLPEGTDNLARFVATHNQRPCAAIWQQAE; encoded by the coding sequence ATGATGACCACGCTCCATTCCAGCCTTGGCCCCAACCCGCGTCTCGTGCGGATGTTCATGGTCGAAAAGGGCCTTGAGGAAGGGCGCGATTTCACCCGCGTGCATTACGACATCATCGCCGGCACCAACCGGCAGGATGCGGGCTACATGGCGAAGAACCCGCAAGGCACCACCCCGACGCTCGAGCTGGATGACGGCACCTGCCTCACCGAAAGCTGGCCGATCTGCGAATTCATCGAGGAGATGCATCCCGCCCCCAACCTGTTCGGCGAAACTCCGCTGGAGCGTGCCGAGGTGCGCAAGTGGGTGCGGCTGTTCGATCAGGAAGTGGTCGTGCCGATGACGATGGGCTTCCGCGCAGGCGCAGGCCGCCCGATGTTCGAACCGCGCATGGCGGTGGTGTCGACCGAGGCGGGAGCCGAGCTGACCGCGATGGCGGACGCCAAGTGGCGGATGTTCGATGCCATTCTCGGCGAGAAGAACCACATCGCGCTTGGCCGCTTCACTTTCGCCGATCTGATCATCTTCGCTTTCGCCAATTTCGGCTTCACCATCGGCTGGAAACTGCCGGAAGGGACCGACAACCTCGCCCGCTTCGTGGCGACCCACAACCAGCGCCCCTGCGCCGCGATCTGGCAACAGGCCGAATAA
- a CDS encoding spinster family MFS transporter, producing the protein MASTPAPTTEDGKPGAHRWYVLSLLTLTSAFSVADRLVFGILVEDIKAAFQLSDFQLGLLGGAAFSLVYVLAGFPAARLADRSTRKNIVAAAISFWSLMTAACGMATGFWTLFMARTGVGVGEGCSGPSSQSLVADFFARHELAKAMGFLTLGSTIGTATGLIVGGQLAEWFDWRWAFILMGLPGLLIGAVLYLTVREPPRGRYAPKGTDMAQLPLGRTIMSLVTNRVFMGLALGWAVQIMIGYALAFWMAAVMLRQFPISTGDVGLYLGFTFLLGGIPGPILGGYVTHWLTLRDERWRAWLPGVVSLGCVVPLALSLTSSGFTAFLVWFGLAYAIYVASQAGILSGIQASVEPASRGFAVAIALFFNNLVGQALGLAVIGAVSDALTPTQGPSALAVAVFGVCLVSGLASMAIFAWTAAQMGPSGYLEKMREG; encoded by the coding sequence ATGGCCTCTACGCCCGCCCCCACCACTGAGGACGGGAAACCCGGCGCCCACCGCTGGTATGTCCTGTCGCTGCTGACGCTCACCAGCGCCTTCAGCGTCGCCGACCGGCTGGTGTTCGGCATTCTGGTCGAGGACATCAAGGCCGCGTTCCAGCTGTCGGACTTCCAGCTCGGCCTGCTCGGCGGAGCGGCGTTCAGCCTCGTCTATGTGCTCGCGGGCTTTCCCGCCGCGCGGCTGGCTGACCGCTCGACCCGCAAGAACATCGTCGCGGCCGCGATCAGTTTCTGGAGCCTGATGACCGCCGCCTGCGGGATGGCGACGGGCTTCTGGACGCTGTTCATGGCGCGCACCGGCGTGGGCGTGGGCGAGGGCTGTTCCGGCCCTTCCTCGCAGAGCCTCGTGGCGGATTTCTTCGCGCGCCACGAACTCGCCAAGGCGATGGGCTTCCTCACGCTCGGATCGACCATCGGGACCGCTACCGGCCTGATCGTCGGTGGGCAGCTGGCCGAATGGTTCGACTGGCGCTGGGCTTTCATCCTGATGGGCCTGCCGGGGCTGCTGATCGGCGCAGTGCTCTATCTCACCGTGCGCGAGCCGCCGCGCGGGCGCTATGCCCCCAAGGGCACCGATATGGCGCAACTGCCGCTCGGGCGCACGATCATGAGCCTCGTCACCAACCGCGTGTTCATGGGGTTGGCGCTGGGATGGGCGGTGCAGATCATGATCGGCTATGCGCTCGCCTTCTGGATGGCGGCGGTGATGCTGCGCCAGTTCCCGATCTCGACTGGGGATGTGGGCCTCTATCTCGGCTTTACCTTCCTGCTCGGCGGCATCCCCGGGCCGATCCTTGGCGGATATGTGACCCATTGGCTGACCCTGCGGGACGAACGCTGGCGGGCGTGGCTACCGGGTGTGGTCAGCCTCGGCTGCGTGGTGCCGCTGGCGCTCAGCCTGACATCGAGCGGCTTTACCGCGTTCCTTGTCTGGTTCGGACTCGCCTATGCGATCTATGTCGCCAGTCAGGCGGGCATCCTGTCGGGCATTCAGGCCTCGGTCGAACCGGCGAGCCGCGGCTTTGCTGTGGCGATCGCGCTGTTCTTCAACAATCTCGTCGGGCAAGCGCTGGGGCTGGCGGTGATCGGCGCGGTGAGCGATGCGCTGACCCCGACCCAAGGGCCGAGCGCGCTGGCGGTTGCCGTGTTCGGGGTGTGCCTGGTTTCGGGCCTGGCCTCGATGGCGATCTTCGCGTGGACCGCCGCGCAGATGGGGCCGAGCGGCTATCTGGAGAAGATGCGGGAGGGTTAG
- a CDS encoding PH domain-containing protein: MSEVQRTAPISVVLGAIGSIRSAIIPAIAIAFSGIGGGGRFLVAVGVGLAAAAIGTLTSYIGWRRLTYVIGENDIRVESGILSRAARSVPYERIQDVSLEAKPLPRLFGLVSVKFETGAGGADDLALQYLTRAEGERLRELVRERREDAPTAAPAGEKQAGTTPASDTGESALFAMGPQRLLTFGLFEFSLAVFAVLGGLLQYVDNVTSVELWDVNLWYGWLKQQGSTVATLGPIAQAIGVVVGLIGLVLVGTVTGVVRTVLRDWGFTLTRSARGFRRQRGLFTRTDVVMPAHRVQALVIDTGLVRYRLGWHSLSFVSLAQDILSESHVVAPFAQMDEIAPIVSQAGFHLPDAGISWHRASKRHMADRAIGGALLCLAAAIPAALFAPFGVALIPLGAAVVLVAANLYAWEFRRHAVDATQIFATTGLLSPTSRIATRLKLHSVEIAQSPLARLRGYATLHLGLAGGTFAIPGVPLDEARALRAQILETIAATDYSRLDAPLSDGDDQTFSGAQSGFSANLAAT; this comes from the coding sequence ATGAGCGAAGTTCAGCGCACCGCGCCGATCAGCGTCGTGCTGGGTGCGATCGGCAGTATCCGCAGCGCGATCATCCCCGCCATCGCCATCGCATTTTCGGGCATCGGCGGCGGTGGACGTTTTCTGGTTGCGGTCGGTGTCGGGCTGGCGGCGGCGGCGATCGGCACGCTGACGAGCTATATCGGCTGGCGTCGGCTGACCTATGTGATCGGCGAAAACGACATCCGGGTCGAAAGCGGCATCCTCAGCCGTGCGGCGCGCTCTGTGCCTTACGAGCGGATCCAGGACGTCAGCCTCGAAGCCAAGCCGCTGCCGCGCCTGTTCGGGCTCGTTTCGGTGAAGTTCGAGACGGGAGCGGGCGGGGCCGATGATCTGGCGCTGCAATACCTCACCCGCGCCGAGGGCGAACGCCTGCGCGAACTGGTACGCGAACGCCGCGAGGATGCGCCAACCGCCGCTCCTGCCGGTGAGAAGCAAGCCGGAACAACCCCCGCTTCCGACACGGGCGAGAGCGCGCTGTTCGCAATGGGGCCGCAGCGCTTGTTGACCTTCGGCCTGTTTGAATTCTCGCTCGCAGTGTTCGCGGTGCTCGGCGGTCTGCTGCAATATGTCGACAACGTGACGAGCGTTGAGCTGTGGGACGTCAACCTCTGGTATGGCTGGCTCAAGCAACAGGGCAGCACGGTCGCGACGCTCGGCCCTATCGCGCAGGCCATCGGGGTCGTCGTCGGGCTGATCGGGCTGGTGCTGGTCGGCACAGTGACGGGCGTCGTCCGCACGGTGCTGCGCGACTGGGGCTTCACTTTGACCCGCAGTGCACGCGGGTTCCGCCGCCAGCGCGGGCTGTTCACCCGCACCGATGTGGTGATGCCCGCGCACCGCGTGCAGGCGCTGGTGATCGACACCGGGCTGGTGCGCTATCGATTGGGCTGGCATTCGCTCAGCTTCGTCAGCCTCGCGCAGGATATTCTCAGCGAAAGCCACGTCGTCGCCCCCTTCGCGCAGATGGACGAAATCGCACCGATCGTGTCGCAAGCAGGCTTCCACCTGCCCGATGCGGGCATCTCATGGCACCGCGCCAGCAAGCGCCACATGGCCGACCGCGCCATCGGCGGGGCGCTGTTGTGCCTTGCAGCGGCGATCCCTGCGGCACTGTTCGCTCCCTTCGGGGTTGCTCTGATTCCCTTGGGTGCCGCAGTCGTGCTCGTCGCGGCCAACCTCTATGCGTGGGAATTCCGCCGTCATGCCGTCGATGCGACGCAGATTTTTGCGACCACCGGGCTGCTATCCCCCACCAGCCGCATCGCCACCCGGTTGAAGCTCCACTCGGTCGAAATCGCGCAGAGCCCGCTGGCACGGCTGCGCGGCTATGCCACCTTGCATCTGGGGCTGGCTGGCGGAACCTTCGCGATCCCAGGCGTGCCGCTGGACGAGGCGCGGGCCCTGCGCGCGCAAATCCTCGAAACCATCGCCGCGACCGATTATTCGCGCCTTGATGCCCCGCTGTCAGACGGGGACGATCAGACTTTCAGCGGGGCCCAGTCGGGATTTTCGGCGAACTTGGCGGCGACATAG